In one window of Archocentrus centrarchus isolate MPI-CPG fArcCen1 chromosome 11, fArcCen1, whole genome shotgun sequence DNA:
- the LOC115788077 gene encoding LOW QUALITY PROTEIN: shugoshin 1-like (The sequence of the model RefSeq protein was modified relative to this genomic sequence to represent the inferred CDS: inserted 1 base in 1 codon; substituted 1 base at 1 genomic stop codon), giving the protein MAKERARKKSFQQSLEDIKERMKEKRNKRLASASAPSRGRSRMINKTSGTNSTHTILKGVQLNNKALAVALQAEKEKVRQANAVILQLKREQQALFLHLLLLKRKLKEQEALAASASETKPAADAQHHMNSVRRKRTSKNLDEHILCETSPICAAPKKSEDLQCEKHFTLPSTVGVRRQCTDKNRRRSERFREQRIXVRKAPNAGFGAWIPSPIHSDSENQNQLQKGQQPEMADPGFTEELQHSTPEPLQPKKXRQQPSRKQAQQQSSKPEQALQNPERGRKPERAPLKKPWENTKPRARSKSRDRSATRAKAAPPAQGNKLNSSLGFNDTFDFDCEETVHVTPFRAKAEDNQPALSEEAQETGQAQTEASPMISKQSESSSSSPSSESEDSLYVPHKTRRRLPSPEKTKVVTTRRGRPSNVFKQTENVPPKREISVFRDEVASPKTTGSEDTASRLNQSPDSSFSNSPDPVKMEHENYQEPRGEGMENDCLLPVSPLVEAEMMRIDNVLSNFGDSSSEAPPHLPHPTPQRLKSCKKRGLGVTTAGRGLSLCDVTNLSPAAYRCSTHVPIRKRRCTMVVDYKEPSLHAKLRRGDKFTDVQFLCSPVFKQKSGRRSVQKPRNSMGGQQPFEKYNEPFFGCR; this is encoded by the exons ATGGCGAAAGAACGGGCCCGGAAGAAGTCCTTCCAGCAAAGTCTGGAGGACATAAAGGAGAGGATGAAGGAGAAGAGGAATAAACGACTGGCCAGTGCTTCAGCCCCCAGCAGGGGACGATCGAGGATGATAAACAAAACAAGTG GGACTAACTCCACTCACACCATCCTCAAGGGCGTGCAGCTGAACAACAAGGCGCTGGCTGTGGCCCTGCAAGCTGAAAAGGAGAAAGTGAGGCAGGCCAATGCAGTGATCCTGCAGCTGAAAAGAGAGCAGCAGGCCCTGTTCCTTCACCTGCTTCTGCTCAAGAGGAAGCTGAAAGAGCAGGAAGCTCTGGCAGCGAGTGCTTCAGAG ACTaaacctgctgctgatgctCAACACCACATGAATTCAGTTAG AAGAAAGCGGACGAGCAAGAACCTGGATGAGCACATCTTGTGTGAAACTTCACCGATTTGTGCAG CCCCCAAAAAGAGTGAGGATCTTCAGTGTGAGAAACACTTTACCTTGCCATCTACAGTAGGGGTGCGGCgtcagtgcacagataaaaatAGGAGGAGGTCTGAGCGTTTTCGAGAACAGAGGATCTGAGTGAGGAAGGCCCCAAATGCTGGCTTTGGGGCTTGGATCCCAAGTCCTATTCACAGTGACAGTGAAAATCAAAATCAATTGCAAAAAGGACAGCAACCAGAGATGGCAGACCCAGGTTTCACTGAGGAGTTACAGCACTCTACTCCTGAACCACTGCAGCCCAAAA GCAGACAACAGCCCAGCAGGAAACAGGCCCAGCAGCAGTCCTCCAAACCAGAACAGGCTTTACAAAATCCTGAGAGAGGCCGCAAACCAGAACGCGCCCCATTAAAGAAACCATGGGAGAATACCAAACCCAGAGCTAGGTCAAAGAGTAGGGACCGGTCAGCCACACGGGCCAAAGCAGCACCTCCAGCACAGGGCAATAAACTCAACAGTTCACTGGGATTTAATGACACGTTTGATTTTGACTGTGAAGAGACCGTCCACGTCACGCCTTTCAGGGCCAAGGCAGAGGACAATCAGCCAGCCTTAAGTGAGGAAGCTCAAGAAACGGGACAGGCTCAGACTGAAGCTTCACCTATGATTTCCAAACAGAGTGAATCCAGCTCCTCGTCACCGTCTTCTGAATCGGAAGACAGCCTTTATGTTCCTCACAAGACCAGACGGAGGCTGCCTTCTCCTGAGAAGACCAAGGTCGTCACCACTCGTAGAGGCCGGCCCTCTAACGTATTCAAACAGACAGAAAACGTCCCTCCAAAACGGGAGATCTCTG TCTTCAGAGATGAAGTGGCAAGTCCCAAGACTACAGGGTCTGAAGACACAGCAAGTCGCCTCAATCAGTCACCTGATTCTAGCTTCTCTAACAGCCCTGACCCTGTAAAGATGgaacatgaaaattatcaag AGCCTCGTGGGGAGGGAATGGAGAATGACTGTTTGCTTCCTGTCAGCCCTCTGGTTGAAGCTGAGATGATGAGAATAGACAATGTCCTGTCCAATTTTGGAGATTCCTCCTCTGAAGCTCCACCTCATTTACCCCACCCAACTCCACAGAGGCTCAAATCGTGCAAGAAAC GTGGGCTTGGTGTAACGACAGCAGGGCGGGGCTTGAGTCTGTGTGATGTGACCAATCTGTCCCCCGCAGCCTACCGATGCTCCACCCATGTTCCCATTCGCAAGCGGCGCTGCACCATGGTGGTTGACTATAAGGAACCCTCGCTGCACGC AAAACTTCGGCGAGGAGACAAATTCACAGACGTGCAGTTCCTCTGCTCGCCAGTGTTCAAGCAGAAGTCTGGCAGGAGGTCTGTGCAAAAACCAAGGAATTCAATGGGCGGACAGCAGCCGTTTGAGAAGTACAACGAGCCTTTTTTTGGGTGTCGCTGA